CAGGAAGAATTTCGGGGTGTTATCCGCATTGGTGTAGCGCCCAATGACCAGGGGGCCATTGTTGGTGTAAGGCTTGATCGTCGCTGTCTCTTCTCCCGCTGGAGCGCCGTCGATGTAGAACCGCACCTTTCCCCCACCAAAAGCGACGGCGATGTGATGCCATTCGTTCGGCGTGCCGATCCCTTTGTCGGACAGATATCCTACCCGCCGGGTGCCATCACCGATCACAAGCGCGAGCGCATCTTGGGTCCACTGCGCATAGAGGGTGTAGTTGGTGTAAATATCACTCTTGTCAACAGCCTTCTTCTGAAGGAGCACCTGACGACCGCTGCCCACTTCGGCCAGGTTGATCCATGCGGTGATGGTGAAACTGTCGGAGAGATCAAGGGAATCTGAGTCGGCGGCTTCTATGTATGACTTGGTCCCATCGAAGGTTGCTGCGTTACCAGTCTTTCCCTCGCTCCAGCTCACGCCGTGAAG
The Candidatus Bipolaricaulota bacterium genome window above contains:
- a CDS encoding LamG domain-containing protein encodes the protein MSKARGSSSSAKRVFIISFTLFCIALLLVGCGKKTAQETSSQASAGPLVAHWQFDEGSGDSAGDASGLGNKATLHGVSWSEGKTGNAATFDGTKSYIEAADSDSLDLSDSFTITAWINLAEVGSGRQVLLQKKAVDKSDIYTNYTLYAQWTQDALALVIGDGTRRVGYLSDKGIGTPNEWHHIAVAFGGGKVRFYIDGAPAGEETATIKPYTNNGPLVIGRYTNADNTPKFFLHGLVDDLRIYNKVLNEEEIKKLVEG